A stretch of Oncorhynchus mykiss isolate Arlee chromosome 12, USDA_OmykA_1.1, whole genome shotgun sequence DNA encodes these proteins:
- the crebzf gene encoding CREB/ATF bZIP transcription factor isoform X2 has translation MITRRRGHSDNTDVEVHTSNCPFEIEVPDFVETIHFKTSPYEDMSSENGDSTVGLLGIDKLDWTFEKDAVAHLFDIGLTELGVGDTTDQDFGIGASRTPSPEGMSAGQKRKRRENLSGRMINKNAIAARMNRLKKKEYVNGLENKVGSLSTENHILKQENVQLNKRVEELEDESRYLRAVLANESMLAQLLSRLSGVNGMKLSSSLFQESNKNEDHDYALPRKLVKMEKETSGGVCLHVDKNHVSVEFCTKCAESASASLKM, from the coding sequence ATGATCACCAGACGAAGAGGTCATTCAGACAACACCGATGTGGAGGTGCACACCTCAAATTGTCCTTTTGAAATTGAAGTCCCTGACTTTGTTGAAACTATACATTTTAAAACAAGTCCCTACGAAGACATGAGCTCAGAGAATGGGGATAGTACAGTCGGATTACTTGGAATCGACAAGTTAGACTGGACATTTGAGAAGGATGCTGTCGCCCATCTTTTCGACATTGGATTGACCGAATTAGGTGTGGGTGACACAACAGATCAAGATTTTGGAATTGGCGCGTCCAGGACGCCATCGCCAGAAGGAATGTCTGCTGGTCagaaaaggaagaggagagagaacctgtcTGGGCGCATGATCAACAAGAACGCCATCGCTGCAAGAATGAATCGTCTGAAAAAGAAGGAATACGTCAACGGGCTGGAGAATAAAGTTGGGTCTCTGTCGACAGAAAACCACATACTTAAACAGGAAAACGTCCAATTGAATAAGAGGGTGGAAGAGTTGGAAGATGAGTCGAGGTACTTGAGAGCTGTGTTGGCCAACGAGAGTATGTTAGCCCAGCTGTTGTCAAGGCTGAGCGGTGTGAATGGCATGAAATTATCTTCCTCACTTTTCCAGGAGTCCAACAAGAACGAAGACCACGATTATGCCTTGCCTAGGAAACTTGTGAAGATGGAGAAGGAGACCTCTGGTGGCGTCTGTCTGCACGTGGACAAGAACCACGTCTCAGTGGAGTTCTGCACTAAGTGTGCAGAGAGTGCAAGCGCATCACTCAAAATGTAG